ACAGGCACGCTCTGCCCACCTTCGTGCGACGAGTGGAACCCGACCCACTTGTGACCCTGGTCCAGCATGGTGGTGCCCAGGCGACGAAGCGACCACCCTTGCCCGCCCGACGGGCGCCGACGGCGGGGGTGTCGACCCGAGCACCCGACATGGAGGCAAGTTAATTGCGCTAGCAGATATCCACTCAACAAAATTCCCAACATCAATGACTGATAGGATGCCCGAGTGACCAAGAACGTCATGGACGACCCTCGAATCACCGCTGTCGGCCTGCTCGTCGAGGCACATGCCGGCCTGTTGGCCCGATTCGCCACCCAGTACGAGGAGAACGGCCTCTCCGCCGTCGAGTTCGAAGTGCTCACCCGACTCGCCCGGTCCCCCGCCAACCAACTGCGAATGACCGACCTGGCCGCGCAGACCTCGCTCTCCACCAGCGGCGTGACCCGGGTGGTGGATCGGATGGAGCGGGACGGGTTGGTCTGCCGCCGCGCCTGCGCCTCCGACCGCCGCAGTTCGTACGCGGTGGTCACCCGGTCCGGGCTGGACCGGCTCAACAAGACCCTGCCCGGCCACCTGATGATCATCGATCAGTGGTTCACCGGCCAGCTCGAGCCAGCCGAGTTGGCGGCGCTGCTGCACGCCCTCCGCAAGGTTCGCGACGCGGTTCACCCAGGGGCCACCGCAGGCAGCCAGGATTCCGCACCAGACGACGCGGCACCGATGAAACCGGAACAGCCCGCCATTCATGCCGGGCGGCGGTGATCGGAACGCGCCGGATCGTACGGCCAGTGTCATCGGGGGACAGGCACCGGCAGAACGACCGGCAGAAGTGACCGACACCCGCCATCATCCCGGAGAAAATGGACAACGGCTTCCAATGGCCACCGCTAACCTTCCCTTTCAGCGGGGACACCGGGGGGTGACGGCGCGAGCGATGAGCGAGGGGTAGCACCACAAAGGGGGCTTCTTCGCTCGCGCCTTCCCGGAGGCCGTACCGACGGAACCGCACTGACCGAACCGAACCGCACTGACCGAACCGCACCGGCCGTGCCGCGCTTACCGACACACCGGCCGTGCCACACCACCGGAACCGCGCCGACGGAACTGCCGCCCGCGCGGCCAGCCAACCGGCACTCCGCTCAGGACCGGGCCGCCGTCAGGGCGTAGAGCAGGGTCTCCTCCTGCGGCAACAGCCGGATCCCGTTCTTCCGGCAGGCCTGGTCCAGTTGGTCGAGCAGCGCGACGTCCCCGGTGCTCGCAGCCAGCCCGACCAGCGCCTCCACGGCACTGCGCCGACCCCGTCCGACCGCCTCCGCCGCCGCCGCGAACCACTCCGCCGCCCACTCCCGGTCACCCCGGTTCAGCGCGATGGTCGCCTCCAGGAGCGCACAGCAGCCGTCCTCCACGTGTTCCGGAACCCACTGCGCCGGTACGGTCGCCCGCAACTCCGCCAGCACCTCACCCGCCTCGACCAACCGGCCGTCCTGGGCGAGCGCCAGGCCCACCGTACCGAGGACCCGGCGGCGGTACCCCGACTCACCGAGTTCGGCGAGCGCCGCCACCGTCCACCGCCCGTGCTCGACCGCGTCGGCGTACCGACCCTCCAGGCGGATCACCTCGGCCAGGTCCCCCCGGGCCAGCACCCGAATCCGTTGTTCCCCGCACCGACCCGCCAGCCGGTCGACCGCGGCCAGCCGCCGCCGCGCCGCACCCAGGTCGCCGGCCCGGACGTCGTGCCAGGCCAGGCTGCGCTGGGCGACCGCCATGTCGCGTACCCGGTCGTGCCGTCGGGCCACCGCCAGCATGGCCTCCGCCTGCTCGCGGGCCTCGTCGTTCGCGCCGGCACAGATCAGGAGCGTGCAGAGTACGCCGTACGCGTCGAGTTCCCCCGCGACGTCCCCGAGGCGTCGGAAGACGGCGAGCGCGTCCCGGACCGCCGGGACGTCCACCGGGCCCACGCCGTGCACCGTGGTGAGCCGGGCCAGCCCGAGCGCCGCCGACGCCCGCACCGCCGGGTCGGCGTCGGCGGTACGCGGATCAGCCAGGAGCCGGCGCAGCCACTGCCGGCCGGCCTCGTCCCGCCCGCGCAGCCGTAACCAGCGGGACAGCCCCGCCGCCAGGCGGAGGGCGGTGTGCGGGTCGTCGCCCGAAGCGTGGGTGAGGGCGGCCACGATGTCACTGGTCAGCTCGTCGAGCCGGTGCAGGGCGCCGATCATACGGGTGCCGGTCAGCTCGGGCTCGGTACGGTTCACCAACCGCAGGACGATCTGGGCGTGCCGGCGTCGGACCCGGGTCTCCTCGCCGGCCGCGACCAGTTGCTCGGTGGCGAAGTCCCGCACCGCGTCGAGCAGCCGGAACCGGAACGATCCGGCGCCCCGGACGCTCAACAGCCCGAGTTCGAGAAACCGGTCCAGCAGCGGTACCGGATCGGCGGGTCCCGCCGTCCCGTCCCCGGCAAGCATCTCCTCGGCCAGCCCCACGGACCACCGGTTGCGGAACGCGGCAAGGCGGCGCAGGGCCGCCTGCTCGTCCGGCGCGAGCAGACGGTAGCTGGCGGCGACCGCCTCCCGCAGGGTCACCGCGACCGCCTCCCCCGGGGGCGGCGGCGCGGCCAGGTCGAGAACCCGGTCACCGTACCGGTCCAGCAGCTCGTTGAGGTCGAGGATCCGGCCCCGGGCCGCCATCAGCTCGATGGCCAACGGCAGCCCGCCGAGGCGACGGACCAGCGCGGCGAGGGCTGGCAGTTCCTCCGGGGTCGGCGGCTCCCGGCGTACCTGGGCCAGCCGGTCGGTGAAAAGCCGCACCGCCGGGTGGTCGGCCAGCGCCCGTGGATCCGGCCCGGCCTTGTCGTCCGGCGGCACGTCGAGTGGGGGCACCGGCCAGACCCGCTCACCGGGCAGGCCGACCGGGTGCCGGCCGGTGGTCAGCACCCGCAGCTCGGGCAGGACCCGGACCAGCCGGTCCAGGGCTTCGGCCACCGCCTCTGGCGCCCGCTCCACGGCGTCGACGAGGAGCAGCGTCGGAACACCGGTGAGCCGGGCGACGAGTTCGGCCGGACCGGTGACGCCGAATACCGCCGCCGCCGCGGAGAGCACGCAACTGGCGTCGGAGCCCTCACCGACCAGGACACCGGCGATGCCGCCGGGGTACTGGTCGGCCACCTGGCGGGTGACCGCCAGGGCGAGCGCCGACTTCCCGACGCCGGCCAGTCCCACCAGACTGACCACGGGGGTGCCCCGGTCCCGGCCGAGCAGTCTGGTCAGCTCGGCGAGGTCGTGATCCCGACCGATCAGGTCGACCGGGGGTGGCAGGTCCACCGACAGTTCGCCGAGCGGGTCGGTCTCCTCCATGCCGGAGCGGGCGACCGGCACGGAGGTCGTCGGGGACGCCACGGTGGCTGGCGCGATCCCGCCGGGCGTTGTCGTGCCGGGCGCCACCGTGGCCGGCGAGGCCACAGCGGCTGCTCCCACGGGCGGTTCGGCCGTCACCCGGCGGCGGGCGGCGGTCAGGAAGGCTGCCCGGTCCGCGTCGCCCAGCCGCAGTGCGTCGGCGAGCAGGTCCACGGTGGTCCGTTGCGGTCGGGACGACCGACCCCGCTCCAGGTCACGGACGGTCCGCACGCCGATACCGGCCCGGGTCGCCAGTTCGGCCTGGGTGAGGCCAACGGCGAGCCGGTGCCCGCGCAGCAGGGCCGGCAGGGCCGGGCCACTGTCCGAACTCCGCGAACGACGTTGATCGGGAGTCATGGGCAGGAAGCGTACGGACAGGGTCCGACGTTCGGCAGCCAAGCGTCGTCCTGCCGACGCGACGGTGCGGGATATCCGACAGTGGGCGTCACCCGGGCCAGCGGAGGTGCCGGTTCGACCAGGTGTCGATCAAGGAGCCACGACCGCACAGAATCTTCCCGCGTGGTGATCGACAACCGGACGGACCGCAGCGTACCGGTCCGGTTCAAAGGTCCGCCGTGGACGGTGCCCGAGACCTCGTCACATGCCCAGGTCGCGGGCGATGATCATCCGCTGGACCTCGCTGGTGCCCTCGCCGATTTCCAGGATCTTGCTGTCCCGCCAGAACCGGGCGACCGGGTATTCGTTCATGAATCCGTACCCGCCGTGGATCTGGGTGGCCTCCCGGGCGTTGTCCACCGCCACGGTGCTGGCGTGCAGCTTGGCGATGGCCGCCTGGCGCTTGAACGGTTCACCGGCGGTCATCCGCGCCGCCGCGTCGTAGTACGCCAGCCGGGCGGTGTGCGCCTTCATCTCCATGTCGGCGATCTTGAACTGGATCGCCTGGTAGTTGCCGATCGGCTGGCCGAACGCGTGGCGCTCCCGCGCGTACTTGACCGACTCGTCGACGCAGCCCTGGGCGAGGCCGACGGCGAGCGCGGCGATGGCGATCCGCCCCTCGTCCAGGATCCGCAGGAACTGGGCGAAGCCCCGGCCCTGCTCGCCGAGCAGGTTCTCCGCCGGCACCCGACAGTCGTCGAAGGTCAGTTCGTGGGTGTCCGAGGCGTTCCAGCCGACCTTGGAGTACCCGGGCGCGACGGTGAACCCGGGCGTGCCGGACGGGACGATGATCGTCGACAGCTCCTTCGAGCCGTCCGGTCGGGTGCCGGTGACCGCGGTGACGGTAACCAGCACGGTGATGTCGGTGCCCGAGTTGGTGATGAACGCCTTCGAGCCGTTGATCACCCACTCGTTGGTGGCCTCGTCCAGCACCGCCCGGGTCTGGGTGCCCCCGGCGTCCGAGCCGAAGCCCGGCTCGGTCAGGCCGAAGCCGGCCAGCGCCTCGCCGCTGAGCAGCTTCGGCAGCCACTTCCGCTTCTGCTCCTCGGTGCCGAACCGGTAGATCGGCATCGCGCCGAGCGAAACCGCCGCCTCCAGGGTGATCGCCACGCTCGAGTCGACCCGGGCCAGCTCCTCCAGGGCGAGGCAGAGTGCGAAGTAGTCGCCCCCCATGCCGCCGTAATCCTCGGGGAAGGGGAGCCCGAACAGCCCCATCTTGCCCATCTGGCGGATCACCTCGTACGGGAAGGTGTGCCGCTCGTAGTGTTCGGCGATGACCGGCGCGACCACGTCCCGGGCGAAGTCCCGGACGCTTTCCCGTAGCGCCTCTTGCTCCTCGGTGAGCCGGAAGTCCATGGGTTCCTCCTGAATGGACGGGCTGCCGCCGGACGCTCGTGACGCCGGGTGCAGCGGAGTCGTACCGACCGGCGTACCGGCGTCAGACCGGGGTGACGCCGTGCCGACGCCGGGAGAAGTGCCGCTCCTTGCTCCGCGCGGCGGTGAACCGGCGGACCAGCTCGGCCCGCAGTTCGTGCGGCTCCACGATCGCGTCGATCACCAGTTCGCTGGCGAGCCGGACGACATCGATGTCCCGCTCGTACTCCTCGCGCTTCGCGGCGACGAAGGCGGCCCGCTCGGTCTCGTCCTCGATAGCGGCGATCTTGTTGGCGTAGACCGCGTTCACGGCAGCCTCCGCGCCCATCACCGCGATCTTCGCGGTGGGCAAAGCGATCGTCGCGTCCGGCTCGAATCCGGGACCGGCCATCGCGTAGAGGCCCGCGCCGTACGCCTTGCGCACCACCACGCAGATCTTCGGTACGGTCGCCTCGGAGATCGCCGTGATCATCTTCGCGCCGTGCCGGATGATGCCCTGCTTCTCCACCGCACTGCCGACCATGAACCCGGGCACGTCGGAGAGGAAGAGCAGCGGCACGTTGAACGCGTCGCAGAGCTGCACGAACCGGGTCGCCTTGTCGGCCGAGTCGACGAAGAGCACTCCGCCCTTGAACATCGAGTTGTTGCCGACGACCCCGACGACCTCGCCGTTCAGCCGGCCGAAGCCGATGGTCAGCTCCCTGGCCCAGAGCGCCTGGATCTCGAAGAAGGAGCCGTCGTCGAGCAGACCCTTGACGTACCGGCGCATGTCGAACGCCTGCCGCTCGCTCGCCGGCACGAGCGCGGCCAGGTCGACCTTGGCGGACGCCTCGACGGCGGGTGCGGCCGGCGGGCGCTGCGTCCAGTTCGCCGGCAGGTACGACAGGTAGCGCTTGACCACGTCGAGCGCCTCGGCCTCGTTCTTGCAGAGGAAGTGCCCGACGCCGGACTCGGCGCAGTGCACCTTGGCCCCGCCCATCGCCTCCAGCGTGGTCTTCTCCCCGGTGACCATCTCGACCATCCGGTCGGAGCCGAGGTACATGCTGGCGTTGCCCTCGACCATCGCGACCACGTCGCAGAACGCCGGGATGTACGCCCCACCGGCGGCGCTCGGCCCGAACAGCGCGCAGACCTGCGGAATGGCGCCGGAGGCCCGGACCTGGTTCCAGAAGATCTTGCCGGCGCCCCGCCGGCCGGGGAAGAGGTCGACCTGGTCGGTGATCCGCGCGCCGGCCGAGTCGACCAGGTACACCATGGGCACGCTGGTCTCGTACGCCCGCTCGATGATCCGGATGATCTTCTCGACGGTACGCGCGCCCCAGCTTCCGGCCTTGACCGTGGAGTCGTTCGCCATCAGGCAGACCTGCCGGCCGTCGATCGTGGCGGTGCCGGTGACCACGCCGTCCGCCGGCAGTCCCTCGGCCAGCGCGTTGGCGTACAGCCCGTCCTCGACGAAGGACCCCTCGTCCACCAGGAGCGCGACCCGCTCCCGGGCGAAGAGCTTGCCCTTGGCCGCGTTGGCCGCGTGGTACTTGTCCGCGCCGCCGGCCCGGGCCCGCTTGCGGAGCTGCTCCAGTGCCTCACCGTCGAGCGTCACGCCGACTCCCTAGCCGCGTCTCGGCCCCCACGGGCCACCCACCTGAACGATCGTTAGGCTACCCCACCCCCACGCCTTTCCCCACCCTTCCCGTTTCCACCGGGATTGATCGAGAAGTTCGCGTCAGCCCGAAGCGCGAACGCTGACGCGAACTTCTTGATCACCGCAGCAAGGCGGGGGTCAGGGGGTGGGGAGGGGAGTCAGGCGGGTACGGGGGCCGGCGCGGAGGACGCCGGAGGGAAGCTGACGACCGACCAGACGCTCCGCCAACTCCGCCACCTCCAGCAGGGCGTCCAGGTCGATGCCCGTGTCGATGCCCATGTCGTGCAGCATGTGCACCGCCTCCTCGGTGGCCAGGTTGCCGCTGGCCCCCGGCGCGTACGGGCAACCGCCCAGACCGCCGACGCTGGTGTCGAACTCGGTGACCCCGAGGTCCAGCGCGGTCAGCATGTTCGCCAGCGCCGTCCCTCGGGTGTTGTGGAAGTGCAGCAGCACCGGGATGTGCGCGTGGCGGTCCCGTACCTCGGTCAGCAGTTCGCGGACCCGGCGCGGGGTCGCCATGCCCGTGGTGTCGCCGAAGGCCACCCGGTCGGCGCCGTCGGCGACCACCCGGTCGATGATGGCGGCGACCCGGCGCGGGTCGACGTCCCCCTCGTACGGGCAGCCGAAGCTGGTCGCGACGACCACCTCGGCCTGCGCCCCGGCCCCGTGCAGCAGGTCGATCAGCTCGGCGATGTCGTCCAGCGACTCGCCCGTGGAGCGGTTGACGTTGCGCCGGTTGTGCGTGTCGCTCACCGACACGACCACCTCGATCTCGCCGAACCCGGCGTCGAGGGCGCGCTGCGCGCCCCGGCTGTTCGGCACCAGGGCGGAGTAGCGCACCCCGGGTGCCCGCGCCACCCGCTGCCACACCTCGTCGGCGTCGGCCATCTGCGGGATCGCTTTCGGGTGTACGAACGAGACCGCCTCGATCCGCCGTACGCCGGTGCTGGAGAGGGCGTCGAGCAGCCGCACCTTGGCGTCGGTCGGAATCGGCTCCTCGTTCTGGAGCCCGTCGCGCGGCCCGACCTCGCGGATCGACACGAAGTCTGGCATCTGGCTCATCGGTCACCTCACTGTGACGTGGGTCGGCGGACCGGTTCCGCCGCCCGCTGCGCTGCTGCACCGGTGGGTCGTCCGGAGACCGGACGGCGGTGTCGCCTCCAGGGAAGCAGAGCGGCGGGGGCGGATGCCAGTGGGACACGGTCGGTTACCGACACGGCCCGGAACGTCAGCGTCGGGCGGCTCCCTCCCGGCACTCCGCGACACACCGCAGCACGACCGCGAGTATGCCGGCGCAGGTCGCCGCGTCCTGCCGGCCCATCAGCACGGCCACCATGCCCGCTGCGTCAACGCAGAGCGCCACCCTCCGCAGCATCCGAACCGCGCGCCGCCCGTCGTCCGACTGACCGGTGCCACTGCCCTCCATCGACTTCCTCTTCCTCCCCGGATCGACAGCCGTCGGATCCCGGCGGCTGCTGCACCCGCACCCGTTGGTGCGCGAGAGGGACAACGAGCGGCCGGGACGGCCCGTCCGGCGTTCTGGCCGGGTTGCGCTGCCGCACCCCGGCCAGCGAAGGTGGCCCCATTCGAGCGCCCCCGCCCCGCCGTACCCCGTCCGTCGCGCCGCGCCCTGCTCTCCGTGGGCGCGGCGGCGGGGTGGAGGCCGGGGGCGGGTTTGGACTGTCGGGTTCCGCTGGCGGTCCTACCCGGACAGTCGCCCGGCCAGAAACTGACCGATGGCGCAGCGCCACGCCCCCAGCCGTCGAGCGGAGACGGTAGAAATACGGGTCCGAGCCACGAGCGTCTTGGGAAGAGGGCCGACTTGACCATCGACAACGATGCGGCGTCGCGGTTCCAGGGGCGGACCCGGCGACGGCTCGTCCCACGTGAGCAGCTAGCGGCGGACTACCTGACCGTCTACGGCTCCGTCGCGGTCGCGGAGTACGCGCTGGCGGTGCGGGACGTCGTCGAGGGCTGCCCCGGGATCGGGCCGGTCGACACCTGGCGCAGGCTGGCGAACCGGATCTGCCGCGACAACCCGTACCGGAACCGGGACAAGTGGCGCCGGGACCTCTCCCGGCACTTCACCACGGAGTCGAAGGGACCGCCGTGGCGGACCGTGGTGCTGGTGGTGGAACACACGCTGCCCCAGCCGGAACGGGCAGCCGCCCTGGACCGGTTCGCGGACCTCCACGAGGCGGCCCGGGGCGAGCGGCCTCCGATGGGCGAGCCGCCCCGGCCCACCGGCGACGACGCCACGGCGACGGGCCAGGACACCTCGGGCAGCGCGCCCCTCCAACGGGTGTTGACCCGACTACGCCACGAGAACGTCATGCTCCGCCGCCAGCTCGCCGCCACCCGGGAACGGCTCGCGGCCAGCGAGGCCGAGAACGGTCGCCTGCGGGCGGCCCTCGACGGCCCGGCACACCGTGGGCCCGGCGGCGGGCAGCCGTCGGACGGGTCGTCCCGCCCTTCGGAGCAGCAACGCGGGATTCGTAACGACGGGCACTTCCCGCCGCTGGTGCCGCCGGCCGGGCGGACTGTTCCAGCCGGTCAGCGGGGCGCCGCTCGCCCAGCGGCCGGGCACCGGCCGGACATCGTGACTCTGGGACGGCCGGGGACGACGGGGCACGAGGCGACCTGGTGGGTCGAGGGGATCTGGCACCGGTCCGACGCGGAACCGGCAGTGGGCCAGCCCGGGCGTACGCAGGGCGTGCCGGGGCGGTTTCCCGCACCGGCCACACCCGGGCAGCCACCGGCCACACCCGGGCGGCCGTCCACCTGACCGGGCCGACCATCGCGCCCGGCCAGGTGGGCAGTAGCGTCGGCCGGGCTGGTCAGCGCATGCGGCCGACGATGCCGGTGTCGTAGTCGCCGGAGACGAACTCGGCGTTCTCCAGCAGTTCGGCGAAGAAGGGCAGGTTGCACTTCGGGCCGACGACCTCGAAGCCGGCCACCGCGGCACGCGCCCGGCCGATCGCCTCGGCCCGGTCCGCACCGAAGACGATCAGCTTCGCCATCAGCGAGTCGTAGAACGGCGTGACCGTGTTGCCGGCAACGTAGCCGGAGTCGACCCGTACGCCCTCACCGGTCGGCTCGGTCCAGATGCTGACCGTGCCCGGACCGGGCAGGAATCGCTTCGGGTCCTCGGCGTTGATCCGCAGCTCGATGGCGTGCCCGCGCGGCGTGAGCGCGTCCGGGTCGAAGGTCGGCGCGAGGCCGGCGGCGACGCGGAGCTGCTCCTCGACCAGGTCGACGCCGTAGACCAGCTCGGTGACCGGATGCTCGACCTGGAGCCGGGTGTTCATCTCCAAAAAGAAGAACTCGTTCGTAGCGGGATCCAGGAGGCACTCAACCGTGCCCGCGTTGCGGTAGCCGACCGCCTCGCCGGCCCGAACCGCTGCGGCGAGGAACCGTTCCCGCAGCTCCGGGAAGACCGCCGGGGACGGCGACTCCTCGACCAGCTTCTGGTTGCGTCGCTGTACCGAGCACTCCCGCTCGCCGAGGGCGACCACCCGACCGTCGGCCAGGCCGAGGATCTGCACCTCCACGTGGCGGACCCGGGGGAAGTACCGCTCGATGAGCACCGAGCCGTCGCCGAACATCCGCTCGGCGAAGCCGCGCACCTTGTCGTACTCGGTGCGCAGCGCGGCCTCGTCGGCCGCCACGCCCATGCCCATGCCACCGCCGCCGGCTGCGGCCTTGACCATCACCGGGTAGCCGATCTCCGCCGCCGCGGCCACCGCCGCGTCGAGGTCGGCCGCCGGGTCGGTGGTGCCGGGCGCGACCGGCACGCCGGCCGCCGCCATCAGGTTCCGGGCGTTGATCTTGTCGCCCATCGCGGTGATCGCGTCCGCGCCGGGCCCGACCCAGATCAGCCCGTTCGCCTCGACGGTACGGGCGAAGTCGGCGTTCTCCGACAGGAAGCCGTAGCCGGGGTGGATCGCCTGGGCACCGGTGGACTTGGCCGCGGCGATGATCGCCTCGGCGTTGCGGTAGCTCTGGGCCGGGTTGGCCGGTCCCACGCACACCGCCTCGTCCGCCTCGGTGACGAACGGGAGCCCCGCGTCGGCCTCCGAGTGGACCGCCACCGTCCGGATCCCGAGCCGCTTCGCGGTACGGATGATCCGGCGGGCGATCTCACCGCGGTTGGCGACCAGCAGCGACTCGATCATGTTCCCTCCAACGTCCTGGGGTGGTGGACGATGTCAGGAAACCACGCTTCGACCGTCTTCTACGAGTCGGTCCGCGCGAGCAGGGCACCGAGCGTCGCACCGCGCAACAGCTCGGCCCGACGAAGCCGGTCCACCTCGCCGCCGAGGAAGGGCGTCGAGTTCATCAGACCGAACGCGGCGTGAGCGAGCACCCGGGCCTCCCCGTCGGGCAGGCCGGGGTGGAGCACGGTCAGCACGTTCACCCATTCCTCGACGTAGAGGCGCTGCAACCGGCGGATCGTCCGCCGGGGCTCGTCCGGGAGGCGGTCCAGCTCGTTCAGGTGCAGCGCGATCACCGCCGGATGGGCCAGCGCGAAGTCGACGTGGAAGTCGATCAACGACTCCAGTACGGCACGCGGGTCGTCGGACTGCCCGGCGGCCCGTTCCCGGCCGCCCGCGAGCAGCCCCTCGCTGACCGGGATCAGGGCCGCGGCCAGCATCGCCTCCTTGTTGGCGAAGTGGTGGTAGAGAGCCGGCCCGGTCACCCCGGCCGCCGCCCCGATGTTGTCCATCGAGACGCCGTGGTAACCCCGGGCGGCGAAGAGACCAACCGCGATGTCCAGGATCTCGTCCCGGCGGGACCGTCGCCGGCCCGTGCCCGTCGTACCGTTCGTCCCGCCCTGTGCCGCCTGTTGCTCCACCGTCACCCGGCAAGCGTAATCCGATGTCAACCGCCCCGCGCCGGGCGGCTTGTCGTCACGGGTTGAGGCCGCCGGGCTGGTCGCCCCGGACGACGGGAGCCCGGACCAGGTTGCCCCACTCGGTCCACGAGCCGTCGTAGTTGCGCACCTGCGGATAGCCGAGCAGGTGCCGCAGCACGAACCAGGTGTGGCTGGATCGCTCGCCGATCCGGCAGTACGCGATCACGTCGTCGTCCGCGCTCAGCCCGAGCTGGTCGGCGTAGATCGTGCGCAGTTCCTCGGCCGAGCGGAACGTCCCGTCCTCGTTCGCCGCCGACTTCCACGGCTTGCTCACCGCGCCGGGGATGTGTCCGCCACGCAGCGCGCCCTCCTGCGGGTAGTCCGGCATGTGCAGCATCTCGCCGGTGTACTCGCCCGGGGACCGGACGTCGACCAGCGGCCGACCGGCCGCCACGTGCGCCATCACCTGCTCGCGGAACGCCCGGACCGGCGCGTCGTTCCGGGTGGGCACCGGGTACTCGGCGCGCGGACGGGTGACCTTCTCCCTGGTCAGCTCCCGCCCCTCGGCGATCCACTTCTGCCGGCCGCCGTCGAGCAGCCGGACGTCGCGGTGGCCGAAGAGGGAGAAGACCCAGAGGGCGTACGCGGCCCACCAGTTGAAGTTGTCCCCGTAGAAGACAACCGTGTCGTCCCGGCCGATGCCCTTGGCCGCACACAGCTCGGCGAAGCTCCTGGCGTCGAGGTAGTCCCGGGTGACCTGGTCGTTCAGCTCCAGATGCCAGTCGACCTTGACCGCACCGGGGAGGTGGCCGGTGTCGTAGAGGAGCACATCCTCGTCGGACTCCACCACGACCAGGCCCTCGGCGCCGAGGTGCTCGGCGAGCCACTCGGTGGTGACGAGACGCTGCGGGTCGGCGTACGACTGGAGACGGGGGTTCGGGTCGTTCGGCACAGCCATGAGCCCCAAAATACGCCCGATCCGGGCATCTGGCGCGGGAACGCACCCGCGCACGCGCCAGTTCGGGCGCGACCGGATCCACGCGTACGGTGCGCCAGGTTCAAGGCGCGCCGGGGATCCGCGCGTACGGGCACCAGGCTCAGGCGCGCCGGTGCACCAGCCGCCCGGCGACCACGGTGGCGACGCACCGGCCGTCGTCGGCCAGGACGGCCAGGTCGGCCCGGCCGCCCGGGGCCAGCGTCACCGGTCCGGGGGCGGTCAGCACGGCCACCTCGCTCCGGTCCAGCACGGCTCGCAGACCGGGCTCGTCGAGGTGGGTGGCGAGCACGGCGGTCGCCCCGAGCTGAAACAGCGCGTGCACCCGCTCGCGGGGCGTCGGAGCCGGTGGGAGCGGCCCGTCGTGCACCCGCCCCGGACCGAGCGTGCCGGCCCACCGCCGTACCCGCGCCCCCGGGTACGCCCCGAGTAGGTCGTCGAGCGGCCCGACGGCGGCGATCCGGTCCCCGGTCACCACCACGGCCCACCCCGCCGCCGGTTCGCCGTCGGGTTCGTGGCGCAGCAGGGTAGCCGCGTGGACGGTGGTCGCCATGGCCTCAGTCCGAGATCGGGCCGAGCTGCGGCCGCTTCGCGGTGACGAGGTCACCCGAGGACCGGCCGGTCAACCGCCGCTTGATCCACGGCGCCAGGTGCCGGCCAGCCCAGCGCAGGTCGGCCGCGCGGGCGGCCAGCCACGGCGTCGGCTCCGGGTGGGGCGGGACGAGCAGCCACTCCTCGTCGCAGCCGACCCCGAGCGCGGTCAGCACCTGCCCGGCCACCCGCCGGTGCCCGGCCTCCGACAGGTGCAACCGGTCGGTGCTCCACAGCATCGGGTTGAGGTAGGTGTCGTCGGCGTACAGGTCGACCAGGATCGCCCCGTGCCGTTCGGCGGTCTCGCCGACCGCCCGGTTGAGCAGCTGCGCCCGGGGCGCGACCATGCGCTGGCCGGGCAGTCGGGCCATCACGTCGGCGAACCGGAACAGCAGCACGTCCGCCCCGTCGCCCCGCAACTGCCGGACCGTGTCGTCGAAGCGGCCGACCAGCGCCTCCGGATCGAAGTTGCGACGCAGCACGTCGTTGCCGCCGG
The nucleotide sequence above comes from Micromonospora pallida. Encoded proteins:
- a CDS encoding MarR family winged helix-turn-helix transcriptional regulator → MTKNVMDDPRITAVGLLVEAHAGLLARFATQYEENGLSAVEFEVLTRLARSPANQLRMTDLAAQTSLSTSGVTRVVDRMERDGLVCRRACASDRRSSYAVVTRSGLDRLNKTLPGHLMIIDQWFTGQLEPAELAALLHALRKVRDAVHPGATAGSQDSAPDDAAPMKPEQPAIHAGRR
- a CDS encoding ATP-binding protein translates to MTPDQRRSRSSDSGPALPALLRGHRLAVGLTQAELATRAGIGVRTVRDLERGRSSRPQRTTVDLLADALRLGDADRAAFLTAARRRVTAEPPVGAAAVASPATVAPGTTTPGGIAPATVASPTTSVPVARSGMEETDPLGELSVDLPPPVDLIGRDHDLAELTRLLGRDRGTPVVSLVGLAGVGKSALALAVTRQVADQYPGGIAGVLVGEGSDASCVLSAAAAVFGVTGPAELVARLTGVPTLLLVDAVERAPEAVAEALDRLVRVLPELRVLTTGRHPVGLPGERVWPVPPLDVPPDDKAGPDPRALADHPAVRLFTDRLAQVRREPPTPEELPALAALVRRLGGLPLAIELMAARGRILDLNELLDRYGDRVLDLAAPPPPGEAVAVTLREAVAASYRLLAPDEQAALRRLAAFRNRWSVGLAEEMLAGDGTAGPADPVPLLDRFLELGLLSVRGAGSFRFRLLDAVRDFATEQLVAAGEETRVRRRHAQIVLRLVNRTEPELTGTRMIGALHRLDELTSDIVAALTHASGDDPHTALRLAAGLSRWLRLRGRDEAGRQWLRRLLADPRTADADPAVRASAALGLARLTTVHGVGPVDVPAVRDALAVFRRLGDVAGELDAYGVLCTLLICAGANDEAREQAEAMLAVARRHDRVRDMAVAQRSLAWHDVRAGDLGAARRRLAAVDRLAGRCGEQRIRVLARGDLAEVIRLEGRYADAVEHGRWTVAALAELGESGYRRRVLGTVGLALAQDGRLVEAGEVLAELRATVPAQWVPEHVEDGCCALLEATIALNRGDREWAAEWFAAAAEAVGRGRRSAVEALVGLAASTGDVALLDQLDQACRKNGIRLLPQEETLLYALTAARS
- a CDS encoding acyl-CoA dehydrogenase family protein, with the protein product MDFRLTEEQEALRESVRDFARDVVAPVIAEHYERHTFPYEVIRQMGKMGLFGLPFPEDYGGMGGDYFALCLALEELARVDSSVAITLEAAVSLGAMPIYRFGTEEQKRKWLPKLLSGEALAGFGLTEPGFGSDAGGTQTRAVLDEATNEWVINGSKAFITNSGTDITVLVTVTAVTGTRPDGSKELSTIIVPSGTPGFTVAPGYSKVGWNASDTHELTFDDCRVPAENLLGEQGRGFAQFLRILDEGRIAIAALAVGLAQGCVDESVKYARERHAFGQPIGNYQAIQFKIADMEMKAHTARLAYYDAAARMTAGEPFKRQAAIAKLHASTVAVDNAREATQIHGGYGFMNEYPVARFWRDSKILEIGEGTSEVQRMIIARDLGM
- a CDS encoding acyl-CoA carboxylase subunit beta is translated as MTLDGEALEQLRKRARAGGADKYHAANAAKGKLFARERVALLVDEGSFVEDGLYANALAEGLPADGVVTGTATIDGRQVCLMANDSTVKAGSWGARTVEKIIRIIERAYETSVPMVYLVDSAGARITDQVDLFPGRRGAGKIFWNQVRASGAIPQVCALFGPSAAGGAYIPAFCDVVAMVEGNASMYLGSDRMVEMVTGEKTTLEAMGGAKVHCAESGVGHFLCKNEAEALDVVKRYLSYLPANWTQRPPAAPAVEASAKVDLAALVPASERQAFDMRRYVKGLLDDGSFFEIQALWARELTIGFGRLNGEVVGVVGNNSMFKGGVLFVDSADKATRFVQLCDAFNVPLLFLSDVPGFMVGSAVEKQGIIRHGAKMITAISEATVPKICVVVRKAYGAGLYAMAGPGFEPDATIALPTAKIAVMGAEAAVNAVYANKIAAIEDETERAAFVAAKREEYERDIDVVRLASELVIDAIVEPHELRAELVRRFTAARSKERHFSRRRHGVTPV